From a region of the Arachis ipaensis cultivar K30076 chromosome B09, Araip1.1, whole genome shotgun sequence genome:
- the LOC107615187 gene encoding NADP-dependent malic enzyme 4, chloroplastic-like: protein MSYYLDPEFANHIEQIVILGGAFAVNGNVNLAAKVNIFGDSDSVDVVFTNGVDILTVGINVTHQVVLTDKRTLACCSPVAHYLRGLLSPTIIPQETQVKKMIQHVRQYQVPLQKYMAMMDLQERNERLFYKLLIEHVEELLPVVYAPTVGEACQKYESIFMRPQDLYISLKEKGRILEVLRNWPEKNIQVIVVTDGERILGLGDLGCQGMGIPVGKLSLYTALGGVRPSACLPITIDVGTNNKNLLNDELYIGLKQRRATGQEYAELMHEFMSAVKSYLA, encoded by the exons ATGAGTTACTAt CTTGATCCAGAATTTGCCAATCACATTGAGCAGATTGTTATACTTGGTGGTGCCTTCGCAGTAAATGGCAATGTGAATCTAGCCGCGAAAGTCAAT ATATTTGGTGATTCAGATTCTGTAGATGTTGTGTTCACAAATGGAGTGGATATACTAACAGTGGGGATAAATGTTACCCACCAAGTTGTATTGACTG atAAACGTACGCTTGCTTGCTGTTCGCCTGTTGCTCACTACTTGCGAGGTCTTCTTTCCCCGACAATTATTCCGCAGGAAACTCAG GTGAAGAAAATGATCCAGCACGTTCGTCAGTATCAAGTTCCATTGCAGAAGTACATGGCAATGATGGATCTTCAG GAGAGGAATGAACGGTTGTTTTATAAGCTTCTTATTGAGCACGTCGAAGAGTTACTCCCAGTTGTCTATGCTCCAACTGTCGGTGAGGCTTGCCAGAAATACGAAAGCATCTTCATGCGTCCTCAGGATCTTTATATCAGCTTGAAAGAGAA GGGGAGGATTCTTGAAGTACTAAGGAATTGGCCTGAGAAGAACATTCAAGTCATTGTTGTAACTGATGGAGAACGGATCTTGGGTCTTGGGGATCTTGGTTGTCAG GGAATGGGAATACCAGTTGGAAAACTTTCTTTATATACAGCACTCGGAGGAGTTCGTCCGTCTGCC TGTTTGCCTATCACCATTGATGTGGGAACAAACAACAAGAACTTATTGAATGATGAGTTATATATAGGGCTCAAGCAAAGACGGGCGACTGGGCAG GAATATGCTGAACTTATGCATGAATTTATGAGTGCTGTCAAATCATATCTAGCATGA